A part of Gossypium hirsutum isolate 1008001.06 chromosome A07, Gossypium_hirsutum_v2.1, whole genome shotgun sequence genomic DNA contains:
- the LOC107929960 gene encoding mechanosensitive ion channel protein 10, which yields MADKKEEVLINVSNEETPKVSKESEVLTPKHTANKPPKVPNAGNASHLTRRRSFTKPKSRFGEQSYLIESDQMEETNLATQEQLGSPYRHSFNKASPNIRTDSSVSKTFSMTSNGEKEYEETIKKVKLHKEKLKGVKPKVVFEVVVFLILLGCLIASLALDKLQKTQIWGLHIWKWCVLVMVIFCGMLVTNWFMHLVVFLIEINFLLRKKVLYFVHGLKKSVQVFIWLSLVLLTWTLLFLGIERSKTATKILDKITWTLVSVLIGSFLWLLKTLLLKLLASNFHMNKFFDRIQESVFHHYILKTLSGPPFMEIDGFQRSPTCLTVSKNKKGKEAKAKNVIDMGKVHQLKREKVSSWHMKVLVDAITNSGLSTISNTLDESVYKEGGEQADKEITNEEEAQYVAHQIFSNVVCHESNQNRRYIDEDDLLRFMIKEEVELVFPLFEGSSTGKIDRKSFTNWVIKVYQDRKTLAHALSDTKTAVKQLNKLVTVVLIIVTVVIWLLLMEIATTKVLLLLSSQLVVAAFMFGNTCKTIFEAIIFVFVMHPFDVGDHCVVDGVQLLVEEMNILTTVFLKLDNEKVYYPNSVLATKPISNYYRSPDMGDTIEFSIDFMTPAKTIGRLKEEIKKHLEANTLWHPGHLVVVKEIENVNKLKMALFCTHTMNFQDFREKNKRRTELVLELKRIFEELGIRYNLLPQHVNFNQVNQDRPSATYAIN from the exons ATGGCAGATAAGAAAGAAGAAGTGTTGATTAATGTTTCCAACGAAGAAACTCCCAAAGTGTCTAAAGAATCAGAGGTATTAACCCCTAAACACACTGCAAATAAACCACCAAAAGTCCCAAATGCAGGTAATGCGTCTCATCTTACTCGAAGAAGATCatttacaaaacccaaatcaaGATTTGGGGAACAATCTTATCTCATTGAATCTGATCAAATGGAAGAGACTAACTTAGCTACTCAAGAACAACTTGGTTCACCATATAGACATTCCTTCAATAAGGCCTCCCCTAATATTAGGACAGATTCTAGTGTGTCAAAAACATTTTCAATGACCTCTAATGGAGAAAAAGAATATGAAGAGACCATTAAGAAAGTTAAACTACATAAAGAGAAGCTTAAAGGAGTGAAACCCAAGGTTGTGTTTGAGGTAGTTGTGTTTCTGATCCTACTGGGATGCTTAATAGCTAGTTTAGCTTTAGATAAACTGCAGAAGACACAAATTTGGGGTTTGCATATTTGGAAATGGTGTGTGCTTGTTATGGTTATATTTTGTGGTATGTTGGTTACTAATTGGTTCATGCATTTGGTTGTTTTCTTGATTGAGATCAACTTTTTGTTAAGGAAGAAAGTGTTGTATTTTGTTCATGGTTTGAAGAAGAGTGTTCAAGTGTTTATTTGGTTGAGTTTAGTTCTTCTTACTTGGACTCTATTGTTTCTCGGCATTGAGAGATCGAAGACTGCCACAAAAATCCTCGATAAAATAACATGGACATTAGTTAGTGTTCTTATCGGATCATTTTTGTGGTTGTTGAAGACTTTGTTGTTAAAGCTATTAGCTTCCAATTTCCATATGAACAAGTTCTTTGACAGAATACAAGAATCAGTGTTCCATCATTACATACTTAAGACCCTTTCTGGACCTCCGTTTATGGAGATCGATGGGTTTCAAAGATCACCTACTTGTTTGACTGTTAGCAAAAACAAGAAAGGTAAAGAAGCAAAAGCAAAAAATGTGATCGACATGGGAAAAGTCCATCAATTGAAACGAGAAAAGGTTTCATCTTGGCACATGAAGGTGTTGGTAGATGCTATCACGAATTCAGGGCTTTCAACGATCTCCAATACGTTAGACGAAAGTGTTTACAAAGAAGGTGGTGAACAAGCAGATAAAGAGATCACTAATGAGGAGGAGGCACAGTATGTTGCTCATCAAATTTTCTCGAACGTGGTCTGTCATGAGAGTAATCAAAATCGCCG TTACATTGATGAAGACGATCTCTTAAGGTTCATGATCAAGGAGGAGGTGGAACTCGTGTTTCCATTGTTTGAAGGATCAAGCACTGGAAAAATTGACAGAAAAAGTTTCACTAACTGGGTG ATAAAAGTTTACCAGGACCGGAAAACGCTAGCACATGCTTTGAGCGACACCAAAACAGCCGTAAAGCAATTGAACAAACTTGTAACCGTTGTCTTGATTATCGTTACCGTTGTCATATGGTTACTTTTGATGGAAATTGCAACCACAAAAGTGCTTTTGCTCCTTTCTTCACAGCTTGTAGTTGCAGCCTTTATGTTTGGAAACACCTGCAAGACTATTTTTGAAGCTATTATATTCGTATTCGTGATGCATCCGTTTGATGTAGGTGATCATTGTGTAGTTGATGGTGTTCAG TTGCTGGTTgaggaaatgaatattttaacGACCGTCTTCTTGAAGCTTGATAATGAAAAGGTGTACTACCCGAATTCAGTTTTGGCTACAAAGCCAATCAGCAACTACTACCGAAGTCCAGATATGGGTGATACTATAGAGTTCTCCATTGATTTTATGACCCCTGCAAAGACAATAGGCAGGctgaaagaagaaataaagaa GCATTTGGAGGCCAATACCCTATGGCATCCTGGCCACCTAGTGGTGGTGAAGGAGATCGAGAATGTTAATAAATTAAAGATGGCTCTCTTTTGCACACACACAATGAACTTTCAGGACTTCAGAGAAAAGAACAAGCGTAGAACCGAGCTGGTTCTCGAGTTGAAGAGAATTTTCGAGGAGCTGGGTATAAGATACAATCTACTCCCCCAACATGTGAATTTCAACCAAGTCAATCAAGACAGGCCCAGCGCAACGTATGCAATCAACTAA